A window of Streptomyces sp. SAI-127 contains these coding sequences:
- a CDS encoding Lsr2 family protein, giving the protein MAQKVVVTLFDDIDGSEAAETIAFGLDGKSYEIDLNQANAKKLRKALEPYVEAGRKRSRSGKAYRQTEVAPDPAAVRAWAQANKMDVPARGRIPKKVYEAFAEAR; this is encoded by the coding sequence GTGGCGCAGAAGGTCGTGGTCACTCTCTTTGACGACATCGACGGCTCGGAAGCGGCGGAAACGATCGCCTTCGGACTCGACGGCAAGTCGTACGAGATCGACCTGAATCAAGCCAATGCCAAGAAACTGCGTAAGGCACTCGAGCCCTACGTGGAGGCCGGCCGCAAGCGGTCCAGGTCCGGCAAGGCGTACCGGCAGACCGAGGTCGCTCCCGACCCGGCGGCCGTCCGGGCCTGGGCCCAGGCCAACAAGATGGACGTCCCCGCCCGCGGACGGATCCCCAAGAAGGTCTACGAGGCGTTCGCCGAGGCGCGGTAG
- the purQ gene encoding phosphoribosylformylglycinamidine synthase subunit PurQ has protein sequence MTARIGVVTFPGSLDDRDTQRAIRLAGAEPVALWHKDKDLHQVDAVVLCGGFSYGDYLRAGAIARFSPVMEPLIEQAKAGLPVLGICNGFQILTEAHLLPGGMLGNDHLHFICRDQKLRVENADTAWTTDYSAGQEINIPLKNMDGRYVADEYTLDKLEAEGRVAFRYLDFNPNGSLRDIAGITNEAGNVVGLMPHPEHAVEPLIGTGRTDGLPFFTSILKKLVNA, from the coding sequence GTGACCGCTCGTATTGGCGTCGTCACTTTCCCCGGCAGCCTCGACGACCGGGACACCCAGCGCGCGATCCGCCTCGCGGGCGCCGAACCGGTCGCGCTCTGGCACAAGGACAAGGACCTCCACCAGGTCGACGCCGTGGTGCTGTGCGGCGGTTTCTCCTACGGCGACTATCTGCGCGCGGGTGCCATCGCGCGCTTCTCGCCGGTGATGGAGCCCCTCATCGAGCAGGCGAAGGCCGGCCTCCCGGTCCTCGGCATCTGCAACGGCTTCCAGATCCTCACCGAGGCCCACCTCCTCCCGGGCGGGATGCTCGGCAACGACCACCTCCACTTCATCTGCCGCGACCAGAAACTGCGGGTGGAGAACGCGGACACCGCCTGGACGACCGACTACTCGGCCGGCCAGGAGATCAACATCCCGCTGAAGAACATGGACGGCCGGTACGTCGCCGACGAGTACACGCTCGACAAGCTGGAGGCCGAGGGCCGGGTCGCGTTCCGCTACCTCGACTTCAACCCGAACGGCTCGCTGCGGGACATCGCCGGCATCACCAACGAGGCGGGCAATGTCGTAGGTCTGATGCCGCACCCGGAGCACGCCGTGGAGCCGCTCATCGGCACCGGCCGCACCGACGGCCTCCCCTTCTTCACCTCGATCCTCAAGAAGCTGGTCAACGCATGA
- the purS gene encoding phosphoribosylformylglycinamidine synthase subunit PurS — protein sequence MARVVVDVMLKPEILDPQGQAVQRALPRLGFDGISDVRQGKRFELEVDGPVDEAALARIHDLAESFLANTVIEDFTVKVEEVAEAAK from the coding sequence GTGGCACGCGTCGTAGTCGACGTCATGCTCAAGCCGGAGATCCTCGACCCCCAGGGCCAGGCGGTGCAGCGTGCACTGCCGCGACTGGGTTTCGACGGCATCTCGGACGTACGTCAGGGAAAGCGATTCGAACTGGAAGTTGACGGACCGGTCGACGAGGCCGCGCTCGCCCGCATCCACGATCTTGCGGAATCCTTCCTCGCCAACACCGTGATCGAGGACTTCACCGTCAAGGTGGAGGAAGTCGCGGAGGCCGCGAAGTGA